The Lytechinus pictus isolate F3 Inbred chromosome 14, Lp3.0, whole genome shotgun sequence genomic sequence cacttattaataatgaattatattactttttgtttgatattgtatgatttttaaagttattttttcatgcttagaatcttggatgtgggtgtgtgtgtgtgtgtgtgtgtgtgactgtgagttggacttggatataaattaattcaatatctaatttctactcagtctattccagtacaataccctgtactcggccttgtacatgtaataaaggcccacataacctcgttcgtaggatgagtgacatttttttcgggggctccatttttaattttttgtcaaatttcgggggctaTTTTTAAATGCTCTTTTTGTatttgaggaatacctgttcacttattaataatgaattatattactttttgtttgatattgtatgatttttaaagttattttttcatgcttagaatcttggatgtgggtgtgtgtgtgtgtgtgtgtgtgactgtgagttggacttggatataaatgaattcaatatctaatttctactccgtttattccagtacaataccctgtactcggccttgtacatgtaataaaggcccacataacctcgttcgtaggatgagtgacataccctaacttttcctgaagttctttgaaaacgcagatctccatgaaaattgcatttctctatgggggagtctaaattcggtgagaatgtattcattaagaacttaaatatacatgacaatgaagaaatcatcaaactttattggcagttttgaataatatacctgaaatgtaaactctgtctgaaagagaaaatcaccatcattgaggcctttactgagcgaattgtcccccagagctctggcagagagacagagctccgaCTGGCTAGCTAGAACAAACGCCAATGCGTGCGCGAGCCTGCCGCCggccttgtaaaatagatggagctttgtttgatgatttattgtctgatatttacctcatcccctagaaaaagaaaacaaatgattttttagttataattaataaataaggtaacttattttggatgttaataggccgttttgaaaagcaaagccgaatgacaactcaccaatgctaggttactagactctggtatttatttcctcttttatcacagaattgtgatatctgtaggggaaacatgtgcattcgaaattgcacatggtggtagtcataatggacccctttacatgcaactctttcccgaccgttgcgttgattttttttccatacctggtaccatgtgtatggaaatacgtggtacagaaaaaaagacgcaaaatttgaaactgcgctcctcgctattttcaaggcttattcatgattttgagtgtggattttggatgatttttaaatggtaagcggagctcgagcatatggcgctagtgggccgttgagttgttatcactcggcagTAATTCcgggggcgacattcagattACCGCGCAGCTCAGCGATCGCGAGGCGCGCTATTAATCGCGCTACCtaaaatggattaaggcgcgcatgtagcgcgcgatcgctctcgcgcgccttaaaatcgagtccctgGAAAATGCTTGTTAAATACATGTTTATGGTATTCTTTGATGATTGACATCACCATTTTACAGTGCCATTTTAGATGAATCCACagctattttcaaaataaaaaaaatgacccTTCTGTATTCTTatctttactttattttttaatgtgtttttacATGCCTTGTTTGGCAATTGGCCAACCTAAAACACCAGTATGACTGAATAAGTGACAGAATAACAGTACCGTATACTTGTGATAATGAAATGACTTATCTTGAATATAGGTTATGGGATTGATTTTGGTTTGTTAACTGTGTGTTTATAGCTTCTTTAGATTCATCAAATAACATTTCtacccctttttattttcttgggcAGACAAAGAGATGATAAAACAAAGAAGTTCCAAACTCCTGAATCTTGTTCATGATGGAAATTTAGAGCTGTTCAGTTTCTAACTGGAGTTCCATTTACACCAGTCATCTTTAATGCAGAACTTCTACATGTATCTTGGATTTTGATAAATGTTTTTCAGTTCATGAATGGTTTTTGGTAGACTTTTAGAAGTCACAAAGAACTTCAACATAATAGCTACCCTTTCAAGTAGGCTGAAGAGATCAGAAAGTCTCCAGAACTGAATCAGGAAGACACTTAGATAATATCTGTTTGAATTTCCTGTATTTATATCGGGGAGTTGGACTGACACCCAATTGATTGGATAGTGGGAGTGAAGTAAGCTACACTTTACCACTCTGCGGTtctgttgccaatttgatagGATATTACTGATCACACCTGAGACACCAAGATGAGCAAGAGGGTGAACACAACGGCTTCCGCAAGGCTGAAACAGGACTACTTGAGACTCAAGAAAGATCCAGTCCCTTATGTTACAGCAGAGCCTTTGCCATCAAATATCCttgaatggtaaaaaaattgtttctttattttcattcctcAACGAATTTGTGCTTTTCTTTGGAAGCCTAAATAGATTCATACATAACTGCTTTTACTCCTTTCCACTTACACTTAAGAGtaaattacaaaattttaaattgCTATCAGTTTGTGTATCAGGGCAGGGCTTACAATGTATTTATAATGTAGTGGTGAGCGCAGAGGAACCTGATTTTTCTACCAAACGAGGAATTGCAATTAAACTTTAATTGCACTTCAATATTTCTAGTTTCCAAATATTACATTTATGCTTATTCATCAAGAATGTTGAGTTAATTCTGAAAAACTGAGAGAAACCTAGTGGAACTAATAGAagtttttttcatctttaatatCCAAACTGTAACAACATCTATATTAACAGCAAATTTGACTTGTATATCTTAATTCCAGGCACTATGTTGTACGAGGTCCGAAGGAAACACCTTATGAGGGTGGTTTATACCATGGCAAGTTGGTGTTCCCAAGAGAATTTCCTTTCAAACCTCCTAGCATCTACATGATTACACCCAATGGAAGATTCAAAACCAACACAAGGTAATGTCAGTTTTAGATCCtgcaaaatacaaataaagagTTATTATAAAAGCAAGAGCGTACATGTACTGATTTGTGcacaattttatttgtattggaaaaataaaatgttttgagtGGGAAAGTACTTTTTTGCTACCTGGTAATAAACTAATGGTaatataattattgcaatgaCATGTGGAGGTATTGAGTGGTGAATGAATGTGTTATCATTCAAgcatgcctacatgtatatcatgctAGCAAGGaacacaaaaatgaaaattctgcTGTACTGCAAGCCTTCTAGTTGAAGTAAAGTCTGAATAAGCTTCAAACTGCAGCAAGATGGCTTGATGTTACTTAGAAAAAAATAGTTTGCTTTTAGTCCTTCAGGAAGGATTGCAATAGACAGGAATTCAGTTGTGATAGTCATACCACTATTTGAAACTTGAATCGGGAAGGTTTCTGGTTTgaattttcatatcaaatgatataattttttccaaaattagatTGTAAATGGATGTGCGCAGTGctatttcatttatcatttcttttattttaacacGATACACATACATCAGCCAATGACTGTTCTTCAGAACTTCCGTAGTTACATGCACCTGTAGTATCTTGATTAGATGATCATTCTAGAGTTGTATTGTTTTTTCATCAGGTTATGTTTGTCAATAAGTGATTTTCATCCCGATACCTGGAACCCAGCCTGGTCTGTATCCACTATCCTAACTGGTTTACTCAGCTTCATGGtcgagaaaaatccaacatggGGCAGCATAGAAACAACAGATTTTGTTGTAAGTgtttattactttttatttcgTTTGAAGACATGGGAACAGAATCACTAGAATACTCTCGATCACGAATTAAACTGTCAGTTTGATTTTCCAAGCGAGtagagcgagtgaacaaaaaaaaaacaatgaatacaGGCATTTATACTTGTATatctaatgtacatgtaacttatcCGTGATATTTCAAGTTATGTGTTTATTTTGTCTCTTGAGAGTGACTGTAATCAGAGAACATGTCTTAAAGTCTTATTTTAAGACAAGGCCACTTTTCTTGAGGGCACACAATTCCTATACGGTAAAGCACAAATGGTAAAAATTTAGAAAggttggaaaaatttacaaagcCAATGAGAGAGGCAATTAAGGCCAATCAACGCGGCATCCATAGCTTTGGTGGCATTAGAATAAGTTTTTAAAGcccttataaaatatttaactCCTTGATAATTATGGATTTCTTATTTCCTCTGTGGGGAAATGGTTTGTGGGATAGCCTGTTCAAGCCTACTGATTTTACtgctactgtacatgtatgtatatgttttTTATGACCTAGCAAGTAAACtcatcaatcaatccatcagtcaatcaatcaaaagCCTACatgtaatcaatcaatcagttcTCTTTCAATTTCTGTAATTATCCTTGAAAACATCAAAAACTCACATTTGAAAACTCCTGGAATTCAAGAGAAATTAACTTACTGAAAATCTAAGTACCTTTGTATGAACCATGCATGTACACATGAATGAACATGAGAATACCTTTACAGTTGTTTGCTTGTTTCAGGTTAAGACCTTTCAGTCAAAAGCAAATTTGATCTATCATTGTGTGTAGAGACTGCATGTAAATTGTAAAAACTATACCATTCAGTATTTAAGGCACAACATTTTACAGTTTGTATGCACCAAAGTAATGcacaatgaaaatgttattGAAACCATATTGCATATCTCTTCTCTTGAGTGCAAGAGTATTAGAAGCAGGCTTTGgggtttatacatgtatggatTCAACTGAAGTTGTGTTTAAATTATcggccatacatgtatatatcccaCTATTTGAGACGGATCTCATCTTTCTCTATCAGAAAAGTAGCTTGTATCAGTTGCCATCCATGTACATTATGTATTTTCTTAattgattgatagattgattgattgtttgtgTACAAtgaattgactgttaatcactGATACTCATGTACATAACAACTGAATTAAATTTTGATTACAAAAGAGAACTAAGTTCCAAAATGGACCAAATGGAGTTTGAACTTataggggaatccaacccaaacaaaaacttgtttttataaggaaaagaaaaatcagacaagttaataggtgaaagtttgaacaatattggacaaacaacaagaaagttatgaatttttaaagttgtaaatattggtaatcactatacccatggagacttcaaattggccgcatatgggatgtcatagtgatgtaaggcaagaactactcttccatgtactccaatacatattatggctaaaatgtcatttttcccaaaagttttatttcaaattatatttttctttcatgaggacataaaacaatatacttccTGGGTTATGTtttgattactgccccaggggaatgggtacttaggcgaaaaccacaaatccctgataataaagtacatggcctatgggaaagttgtccttgccccttgtcataatttacttacccagtggccaatttgaaatctacatagtattagtgatctcaattttaaagcagctataactttcttattgcttgtccgatttctttcaaactttcaccattctgtttaatttatttttctcgtTCCCAacgcaacattttatggccaaggctggattcccctttaaggcaTTATGTAATGAGTGCTGGGGATGTTTATGCAGTCTGTCCTAATTATCTTCAAGGGTAATTTATGAACCAGATAGTATGTTTATTATATCAAACAGCTGTGTGCTATAgacttactgtacatgtaatagaaAGTTAGCTTACTCTGTATGGCCttttaaatgctttaaaatcatgattaatatcatattttaatcTAAGCTATTAAATTTGGTGATTTATAGGAGTGGATCTTTATGACTAATCTGGATTGTGACATAGGATATTTAAAAACGTTTTGTTCATTTAGTTCTATGTGTGTATCTGTGACTGAAGTAATCATTTAAGTGCTAAATGATATATTCTACATGTTTAGATACATGTATTCAGTTTACGTAATGATACAATCTTGATTAGATGGTAAAAAGAGCCATTTGTTGTTAGTCATAGCAGTATCATACTACATAGGTGTATAAGGTCTTAAATGACACTTTTGTTGTAATACCACTGTAATAATAATCTAACCAACCTTTTGTAAGATTTAATAGGATATTCTGATCAGAATCAGTGAATTTTCGTAACTTTTAGGTTTTACTCCCAATTTAATTTCCAGgtccagggaataattttcctggtatcacatcgcaatttgctccacatttttgaaagattgctatgcataaagtcttttgtatagcatatttttacataggactgtacattacttagttgagagctttctcttatgaccaaaaatgctattcaaatttgtaaatcaaaattattccctgaggTTTATTTTGTTGCAGATACAATAGCAATTATAATGTTCttgcaatacatgtatgaaaatcaCAGATTTCATTGCaataattgaatattcatgGTTTTCTCATTCTTCTATTCTTTTCAACAGAAAAAGCAATTTGCCCATGATAGCGGAGCCTTCAATTTAAAGAATTCAACATTTATAGAACTCTTCCCAGATACTGCCAAAGTATGTACATGAAGATTCCTATATTTCACAGTAAACACTTCATCTATCTTTGATGGGTTGTGGAAACCTCGTTtctaaattcaataaaatagcTCAGATGAAGCTCTATATCGTAACGACGGCTCGGATTGTCCTACGAGTCTCGCTATAAGAGTCTATTGTCGAGGATGGCCAAAGCTTAAATAATACCGTTGAAGCTAAATAAAAGTCATCACACAGGAAATTATAGTTCAGTAGTTTATTACTGTTCAAAACTTGATAGAGGTGCAAGAGAGTATGTGATGATGACAAATCAATGACTCCAGCGATAAATGGAAAAATAGTAACTGAGATAACTTCGAATGATACTGGAACAATGATAAGAACTTAACTTGTGATATTTCTGAACTATACGTACGACTGGAATCATACAGGAAAAACTCTCTAAAAACTAAACTTGACTGAGATGCTGCTGCTTATATACAATTTCTGGACATAGCATGAAGCACACAGCGAAAACCCAGATtcagagaagagagagagagagagagagagaggataaATCATTCCAACAAGGATAGGATAAAATCAAGTAATAGAATAAGCACATACCGACCAATACACTGACCACAAGGTTAAACTAGGAGTTCGGACATTAGGAGTTGAGGGAGAGAAGTCTGAAGGGCAGGGCAAAGTCATCTATATAGAACAATTTATATATGTCAGAGAGAAAGCGGAGGGAGTTACTGAACATAAATGTGCAGCCAAGGTAATAAACAAGAACGAGTTTCTGAAAGTAGTCGCAAGGTTAAAGAGAACTACACAGGTTTGAAAGTCaatggaaagggaaagagaggagggatgAAAGTTACTGGAAGGAGAAGTGAGGAGGGTTGAAAGTCactggaaagagaaaatgaggAGGGTTGAAAGTCACAGGAAAGAGA encodes the following:
- the LOC129276702 gene encoding ubiquitin-conjugating enzyme E2 J2-like; translation: MSKRVNTTASARLKQDYLRLKKDPVPYVTAEPLPSNILEWHYVVRGPKETPYEGGLYHGKLVFPREFPFKPPSIYMITPNGRFKTNTRLCLSISDFHPDTWNPAWSVSTILTGLLSFMVEKNPTWGSIETTDFVKKQFAHDSGAFNLKNSTFIELFPDTAKEIRQKIKKEEEDLKQLSESNASKSPDHAQLRQRTNNFNAPAERPPGIVGSTMANVLVIIGFAAFAWTVKYVLRSIANTDQ